In Kordiimonas sp. SCSIO 12610, the following are encoded in one genomic region:
- a CDS encoding TonB-dependent siderophore receptor — protein MRQNFLYKLALLSSVCFAPQYAYAQTADQNSDDEPIEEIQIIGSQIKGANVADTLPVSVVNSEDINLTGATTGDELFRSIPQIGFVAFNETNVGAGVNAARGDVSSINLRGIGTGNTLTLLNGRRLVLHPGFQTENLVPVVSVNTNTIPTFGLERVEVLRDGAAAIYGADAVAGVVNNVLRDDFEGLSARVRYGFAENTGRDEITANISAGTDFNEGRSHISFFASYHHRDAVEASELPFSASSDRRPFLVGTPFEGDTQFRNSSINSPFGRFRADIRIDELGDDDFHIQPASGDFLATCLLDRGDGVCIDNGTSLEDPLRFDFDARRTLSTERDRVNTFAYLTHELDDGSELYSELAYYYAEAAGNGSQGLVLTSQRFNISNTAFFNPFGATTLPDGSPNPNRIQGLTNVPDEGVNIEVRNFRPVELGPRFTTVTDESFRALLGYRGNWGEWDFDTAVLYSEATTEDLTNDRISLTLFQQAIERTDATAFNPFAGGSLTDLEGVGTFTPNDPATLDSFRIDVRRDNKSTLFLADFKLSNANVFELPAGSVGFATGVEARREGFEDDRDDRLDGTITFTDIVTGQLVSDSDVLGSSPTPDTSGSRWVGSAFAEFAVPVVSPEMDIPLVQSLDLQIAGRYENFEFSGDTFRPKVAASWVVNDDLLFRGAWSLGFRAPNLVQIFDTGIRRVNTREDLVICQAQVDAGDLADLGDCPGQGVESVRSGSADLENEDTTQWNAGVVLTPTFAPGLTITADYWRVEQRGVVGIFGDQNQIALDLLLRQQGSFNPNVVREADVDPDLAAVFAASGLAPAGDIIEVRDPYQNLSDRTIEGLDFAVLYDFDTDIGQWSFKFNAAHLLSFEQDADAQGQLLLDANIPGVEVAGIGDLLEQNGRPQWRFTSGLNWRNDNWGAGLFGQYVGGFDDTSADITVDGERIFFRVDDVFTLNGNISYEFNDADGLLEGTRIQFGVNNIFDTDPPLADENFGFFGSLHSAVGRFFFFDISKNF, from the coding sequence ATGCGCCAAAATTTTTTATATAAACTTGCACTACTGTCTAGTGTTTGCTTTGCACCGCAATATGCGTATGCGCAAACAGCTGACCAAAATTCTGACGATGAACCTATTGAAGAGATTCAGATCATTGGTTCACAAATTAAAGGCGCGAATGTCGCTGATACACTTCCTGTCTCCGTTGTTAATTCAGAAGATATCAATCTTACTGGTGCAACAACTGGTGATGAACTATTCCGCTCAATCCCACAAATCGGTTTTGTAGCATTTAACGAAACAAATGTCGGTGCTGGTGTAAACGCTGCCCGCGGTGATGTTAGTTCAATCAACTTACGTGGCATCGGTACGGGTAATACGTTGACGCTCCTTAATGGTCGTCGTCTCGTTCTTCACCCTGGTTTCCAAACAGAGAACTTGGTTCCTGTTGTGTCTGTAAACACGAACACAATCCCAACATTTGGTCTGGAGCGGGTTGAAGTCCTGCGCGATGGTGCTGCTGCGATTTACGGTGCAGACGCTGTTGCCGGTGTGGTTAACAACGTATTGCGTGACGATTTTGAAGGTTTGTCAGCGCGTGTCCGTTATGGTTTTGCTGAAAACACTGGCCGTGATGAGATTACGGCAAACATCAGTGCTGGAACGGATTTCAATGAAGGAAGAAGCCACATTAGCTTCTTTGCGTCATACCATCACCGTGATGCGGTTGAGGCATCTGAGTTGCCGTTTTCTGCGTCCTCTGATCGTCGTCCTTTCCTAGTGGGCACACCATTTGAAGGTGATACCCAGTTCAGAAATTCTTCAATTAACTCACCGTTTGGTCGGTTCCGTGCTGATATCCGTATCGACGAGCTAGGCGATGATGATTTCCATATTCAACCTGCGTCCGGCGATTTCCTTGCGACTTGTCTTCTTGATCGTGGTGACGGCGTTTGTATTGATAATGGCACTTCACTTGAGGACCCTCTACGGTTTGATTTTGATGCACGTAGAACGCTTAGCACAGAGCGTGACCGTGTTAACACCTTTGCATACTTAACGCATGAACTTGATGATGGTTCAGAACTATACTCTGAATTAGCATACTATTATGCTGAAGCAGCGGGTAACGGATCCCAGGGTCTGGTCCTAACATCACAGCGTTTCAACATTTCAAATACTGCGTTCTTTAACCCGTTTGGCGCGACAACGCTTCCAGACGGATCACCGAACCCTAACCGTATTCAGGGCCTAACCAATGTGCCTGACGAGGGTGTGAATATTGAAGTTCGTAACTTCCGCCCTGTAGAGCTTGGCCCACGCTTCACCACAGTGACAGACGAAAGCTTCCGTGCTTTGCTTGGTTACCGTGGTAATTGGGGCGAGTGGGACTTTGATACTGCTGTTCTTTACTCAGAAGCAACAACAGAAGACTTAACAAACGATCGTATTTCCTTGACGTTGTTCCAACAGGCGATTGAGCGCACTGACGCAACAGCATTTAACCCGTTTGCTGGTGGTAGCTTAACTGACCTTGAAGGGGTGGGGACGTTTACACCAAATGATCCTGCAACGCTCGATTCATTCCGTATTGATGTACGCCGTGACAATAAATCAACATTGTTCCTTGCTGACTTCAAACTCTCGAACGCAAATGTCTTTGAACTACCTGCTGGTAGTGTCGGCTTTGCGACAGGTGTTGAAGCACGTCGTGAAGGGTTTGAAGATGATCGTGATGATCGCTTGGATGGAACAATTACGTTTACTGATATTGTAACAGGCCAACTTGTTTCCGATAGTGATGTTCTTGGCTCCAGCCCAACGCCTGATACATCAGGTAGCCGCTGGGTTGGTTCAGCATTTGCCGAGTTTGCTGTTCCTGTAGTAAGCCCTGAAATGGATATCCCGCTTGTTCAAAGTTTGGATCTTCAGATTGCAGGTCGCTATGAAAACTTCGAATTCTCTGGCGATACATTCCGTCCGAAAGTGGCTGCATCATGGGTTGTGAATGATGACTTGTTATTCCGCGGTGCATGGTCACTTGGTTTCCGGGCACCAAACCTCGTCCAAATCTTTGATACAGGCATTCGCCGTGTTAACACACGTGAAGATTTGGTGATTTGTCAGGCGCAGGTTGATGCCGGTGATTTGGCTGATCTTGGCGATTGCCCAGGCCAAGGTGTTGAAAGTGTTCGCTCTGGTAGTGCTGATCTTGAGAATGAAGATACAACACAGTGGAATGCGGGTGTCGTTCTTACACCAACATTTGCGCCAGGTTTGACCATTACCGCTGATTATTGGCGTGTTGAACAGCGCGGCGTTGTTGGTATCTTTGGAGACCAGAACCAGATTGCGCTTGACCTTCTTCTACGCCAACAAGGTAGCTTTAACCCGAATGTTGTTCGTGAAGCTGATGTTGATCCTGACTTAGCGGCTGTATTTGCGGCGAGTGGCCTTGCACCAGCAGGCGATATCATTGAAGTTCGCGACCCTTATCAAAACCTAAGCGATCGTACGATTGAAGGTCTTGATTTTGCGGTGCTTTATGACTTTGACACAGATATTGGCCAGTGGTCCTTCAAGTTCAATGCGGCTCATCTCTTAAGCTTTGAACAAGATGCGGATGCACAAGGTCAGCTATTACTTGACGCAAATATCCCAGGTGTTGAAGTTGCGGGTATCGGTGACTTGCTTGAGCAAAACGGCCGTCCGCAATGGCGTTTCACATCAGGCTTGAACTGGCGCAACGATAACTGGGGAGCAGGGCTCTTCGGTCAATATGTCGGTGGCTTTGACGATACAAGTGCTGATATCACAGTTGACGGCGAGCGTATTTTCTTCCGTGTTGATGATGTCTTCACACTGAATGGTAATATTAGCTATGAATTCAACGACGCTGATGGACTGTTAGAAGGAACACGTATCCAGTTTGGTGTGAACAATATCTTTGATACAGATCCACCACTAGCAGATGAGAACTTTGGCTTCTTTGGCTCTTTACATTCTGCTGTTGGTCGTTTCTTCTTCTTCGACATATCTAAGAATTTCTAA
- a CDS encoding LysR family transcriptional regulator yields the protein MRLRHIEVFHAVYSSNSISNAARLLNVSQPSVSKVLRHAEDQLGYLLFNRVKGKLIPTNEGRKLYEEVSKLYVNLDSLRRLSQNLAQLDKGTVRIAITPALGLTLVPTVVAEFIQEHPKIKFEIETLHHGEIITSLLERKIDIGIAFDPSSHPDIEEQVIGEGEFVCLAPINEVLPDKSRISLRDLSGKNFISLNGKGPLGRLLTAQVENSGVELNIIANVETYHVAKKMVGLNAGYTVVDEITARSDSTDQVHIRKMDPPINFHVTALFLEDEPLSLICREFLSKLEESLSLFLTR from the coding sequence ATGCGATTGCGCCATATAGAAGTTTTTCATGCCGTATATTCAAGCAATTCAATCAGCAATGCGGCGAGACTTTTAAATGTGTCCCAACCTTCTGTGAGTAAAGTTTTAAGGCATGCTGAAGACCAACTTGGTTACCTGCTGTTCAATCGGGTAAAAGGGAAACTCATCCCCACAAATGAAGGGCGGAAGTTATATGAAGAAGTGTCAAAACTTTATGTGAACCTTGATAGCTTAAGGCGTCTCTCTCAAAATTTGGCACAGTTGGATAAGGGGACCGTCCGCATAGCAATCACACCTGCGTTAGGCCTTACCTTAGTTCCAACCGTTGTTGCTGAATTTATTCAGGAACACCCCAAGATCAAATTTGAAATTGAGACCTTGCATCACGGCGAGATTATTACATCCCTCTTAGAGAGAAAAATAGATATAGGGATTGCGTTTGACCCTTCCTCTCATCCGGATATTGAAGAACAGGTTATTGGTGAAGGTGAATTTGTTTGCTTGGCCCCAATTAATGAAGTTTTGCCCGACAAAAGCAGAATTAGTTTGCGTGATTTATCGGGTAAAAACTTTATTAGCCTAAATGGCAAAGGCCCACTTGGCAGATTGCTAACGGCACAAGTCGAAAATAGCGGTGTTGAACTGAATATTATTGCGAATGTTGAAACGTATCATGTCGCTAAAAAAATGGTGGGTCTTAATGCAGGCTACACCGTTGTTGATGAAATTACTGCTCGCTCAGATTCTACTGATCAGGTCCATATTCGCAAAATGGATCCGCCAATCAATTTTCACGTGACAGCTCTCTTTCTCGAAGACGAACCCTTATCTTTAATTTGTCGAGAGTTCCTTTCAAAACTCGAAGAGTCGTTATCGTTATTTTTGACACGTTAA
- a CDS encoding CapA family protein yields MKHFVILFLLLTFWNSSSKADITISGEVKSANGSPLSARVLINGHPVPVSANGAFQYDIQEAEIYQLIFSADDYYPMIHTFSHYELAETSNISNQLFIPSVSLVKQKPGRSLMVFGGDMMMGRRYNSPHPGEPILIREDSKNVDTKAILRHVKPYLSIADLAAVNLETQVLSSERKEKAPKSVTFFTPPEALTALKWAGVDYVTLGNNHTYDYLEAGLSETIRHLDNTDLAYSGADLTEAKALKSYTTNLNGTDYSFQGYVGWAGSGKISQAASGETKGGPPLGSEENIASSVKRDIENNTFPIVQYHGSLEYGDEPSLATETKMKNAIDQGAVMALVHHPHVYQGLEVYNGKLIAWSLGNFVFDQYFYAPQKSALLYVWMDGDKLHRAEVVPLYIKGYKPTPATGEMRNSILKRISDLSARRGTYLIQSGGHAVIDAANHDKSKVVTALSYKNYDNAQNQQVHRLKSNWDQSILKLDDVAKGKKYRLGTDLLSRGSFEAYSTFDAPDRSWLDLEENINVSTKEAYTGKKSLELVLSSSKPSTITGMRKFTRVFKAGNPMTISAMVKADEPVDLVFYLQRRKTRDGLFDALEKNPKKELKTVSIKPGEWQQINVDFDSPRVGTRSIRFLIEAKTTDERTRSVYIDDLALIEWQTPYLGADAANYSKVEGISHINVVHK; encoded by the coding sequence ATGAAGCATTTTGTAATATTGTTTCTTTTGCTGACGTTTTGGAACAGCTCGTCTAAAGCCGACATTACGATTTCCGGCGAAGTTAAAAGCGCGAATGGTTCGCCCCTATCCGCTCGAGTTCTAATCAATGGTCACCCGGTACCTGTATCAGCGAATGGAGCATTTCAGTATGACATTCAGGAAGCGGAAATATATCAGCTCATTTTTTCAGCTGATGATTATTATCCAATGATACACACTTTCAGCCATTATGAATTGGCTGAAACCTCCAATATTTCAAACCAACTATTTATCCCAAGCGTATCTTTGGTTAAGCAAAAACCAGGTCGAAGCCTGATGGTGTTCGGCGGCGACATGATGATGGGAAGGCGCTATAATTCCCCGCACCCTGGAGAGCCAATTCTGATCAGAGAAGATAGTAAAAACGTCGATACAAAAGCGATCCTGAGACACGTCAAACCATATTTAAGTATTGCGGACCTTGCGGCGGTTAATCTGGAAACACAGGTTTTATCGTCTGAGCGGAAAGAAAAGGCGCCAAAATCTGTTACATTCTTTACCCCGCCTGAAGCCCTAACCGCATTGAAGTGGGCAGGTGTTGATTATGTAACGCTTGGAAACAATCACACATATGACTATCTAGAAGCAGGATTAAGTGAAACTATTCGCCACCTTGATAACACCGACCTGGCATACTCTGGCGCTGATTTGACAGAAGCGAAGGCGCTTAAATCCTACACAACAAACCTTAACGGTACAGACTATAGCTTCCAAGGATATGTAGGATGGGCAGGATCCGGTAAAATCTCCCAAGCAGCATCCGGAGAAACCAAGGGTGGCCCGCCATTGGGAAGTGAAGAAAACATCGCCTCTTCGGTTAAGCGAGACATCGAAAATAACACGTTTCCAATTGTGCAGTATCATGGAAGCCTCGAGTATGGTGACGAGCCCTCTCTTGCAACTGAAACAAAAATGAAAAATGCCATCGACCAAGGTGCAGTCATGGCATTGGTGCATCACCCGCATGTGTATCAAGGGCTCGAAGTTTATAATGGGAAATTGATCGCTTGGTCGTTAGGGAATTTTGTCTTTGACCAGTATTTTTATGCCCCGCAAAAAAGTGCACTTCTTTATGTATGGATGGACGGTGACAAACTGCACCGCGCTGAAGTCGTGCCTTTATACATAAAAGGCTATAAGCCAACACCTGCTACCGGGGAAATGCGTAATAGTATTTTAAAAAGAATTTCCGATCTATCAGCACGCCGCGGCACATACCTTATTCAATCAGGTGGTCATGCAGTTATAGATGCTGCCAATCATGATAAATCAAAGGTTGTTACCGCCCTATCCTACAAAAACTACGACAATGCACAAAATCAACAAGTCCATCGATTGAAGTCAAACTGGGATCAATCAATTCTCAAACTGGATGATGTCGCGAAAGGCAAAAAATACAGACTTGGTACCGATTTATTAAGTCGTGGTTCCTTTGAGGCGTATAGCACATTTGATGCACCGGATCGAAGCTGGCTGGATTTAGAAGAAAATATAAACGTAAGCACTAAAGAAGCTTACACAGGGAAAAAATCACTCGAGCTTGTCCTATCTTCTTCTAAACCATCAACGATCACTGGCATGCGAAAGTTCACTCGTGTTTTTAAAGCAGGAAATCCCATGACGATTTCTGCAATGGTTAAAGCCGATGAACCTGTCGATTTGGTGTTTTATCTTCAACGACGAAAGACTAGAGATGGATTGTTTGACGCCCTTGAAAAGAACCCTAAAAAGGAGCTCAAAACTGTTTCAATAAAACCGGGTGAGTGGCAACAAATCAATGTTGATTTTGATAGCCCCAGGGTCGGAACAAGAAGCATCAGATTCCTAATCGAAGCAAAAACAACGGATGAGCGAACTCGTTCTGTCTATATCGATGACCTGGCGTTAATCGAATGGCAAACCCCGTATCTGGGCGCAGACGCAGCCAACTATTCTAAAGTTGAAGGGATATCGCACATCAATGTTGTCCATAAATGA
- a CDS encoding MDR family oxidoreductase, with product MKALILNKVDDEVKPLITEVDESQLPDGDVSIDVEYSSLNYKDSLAVAGFLPSIRSFPMVPGIDMAGTVTLSAHPSYKSGDKVVLNGWGVGETHWGGYAQKARVKGDWLVPIPDVFSTKQAMAIGTAGYTAMLCVMALQRNGVSPDQGEVLVTGAAGGVGSVAISVLAKLGYTVVASTGRAEEEAYLKSLGASSIINRADLSEPGKPMTKERWAGAVDTVGSHTLANICAGLKYDGTVAATGMAQGRDLPATVMPFILRSVTLAGVDSVMAPRERRMEAWSRLADELDLKHLDSMTEEIALEDIPEAVALQLKGAKTRGRTVVNVNR from the coding sequence ATGAAAGCCCTAATCCTCAATAAAGTTGATGATGAAGTAAAACCATTAATCACGGAAGTTGATGAAAGCCAGTTACCTGATGGTGATGTTTCAATTGATGTGGAATATTCTTCATTAAATTATAAAGATAGTCTGGCTGTTGCAGGTTTTTTACCGTCAATTCGGTCATTCCCAATGGTTCCGGGTATAGATATGGCGGGAACAGTAACCCTTAGTGCCCACCCAAGCTATAAATCTGGAGATAAGGTTGTCTTAAATGGATGGGGCGTCGGTGAAACCCATTGGGGTGGTTATGCACAGAAGGCCAGAGTGAAGGGCGATTGGCTAGTCCCAATTCCAGATGTATTCTCAACAAAGCAAGCAATGGCAATAGGAACAGCCGGATATACAGCGATGCTTTGTGTTATGGCGCTTCAGCGCAATGGAGTATCTCCAGATCAAGGTGAGGTTTTGGTAACAGGTGCAGCGGGCGGCGTTGGCAGTGTAGCAATTTCTGTTCTTGCTAAACTTGGATACACCGTTGTTGCCTCCACCGGCCGTGCTGAAGAAGAGGCGTACCTCAAAAGCTTGGGCGCTAGCAGTATCATTAATCGCGCAGACCTTAGCGAGCCCGGAAAGCCGATGACAAAAGAGCGTTGGGCAGGGGCAGTTGACACTGTTGGTAGTCACACTCTCGCAAATATTTGTGCTGGTTTAAAATATGATGGGACCGTTGCTGCAACAGGTATGGCACAGGGCCGTGATCTGCCAGCAACAGTAATGCCATTCATTTTGCGAAGCGTAACTCTTGCAGGCGTTGATAGTGTTATGGCTCCTCGGGAGCGCCGAATGGAAGCCTGGAGCCGGCTCGCTGACGAACTTGATCTAAAGCATCTCGATAGCATGACCGAAGAAATTGCGCTGGAAGATATTCCCGAGGCTGTCGCGCTTCAGTTAAAGGGGGCAAAAACGCGCGGAAGAACGGTTGTAAATGTGAATCGCTAA
- a CDS encoding DoxX family protein, which produces MTDHSAQSSYAITIGRLLLALYFLLPGLAKFGAYELHIGMMERHGVPLAGPLLIIAGLANIIGAILLVTNRYVRFTSFGFVVYIIVINFFMHDFWNYSDIEGQHELQNFVKNLGILAGLLALAGYSPRRKLTLSGIKQSDKAMSKS; this is translated from the coding sequence ATGACTGATCATTCAGCACAATCATCATATGCAATTACAATTGGCAGACTCTTGCTTGCGCTTTATTTCCTATTGCCCGGCCTCGCTAAATTTGGAGCCTACGAACTTCATATTGGTATGATGGAACGTCACGGTGTACCCCTTGCCGGTCCTTTACTGATTATAGCAGGCCTTGCCAACATAATCGGCGCTATTTTGTTAGTAACCAATAGATATGTCCGCTTCACCTCATTTGGATTTGTGGTTTATATCATAGTCATAAATTTCTTTATGCATGATTTCTGGAATTATTCAGATATTGAAGGCCAGCACGAATTACAAAATTTTGTGAAAAACCTTGGTATCCTTGCGGGTTTACTCGCGTTGGCTGGCTATAGTCCACGAAGAAAGCTGACACTATCAGGCATCAAACAATCGGATAAAGCTATGAGTAAAAGCTAA
- a CDS encoding helix-turn-helix domain-containing protein — MTDTINENQKGIWQAVDLICDTPVLLILQSLWLGINRFDALHEATGLTKTVMSDRLKKLSNAEIISRRAYNTRPLRYEYIFQERGFKLFETALMMYRWENTWNPDGVSESFKLQHHTCGEYIMPLCACISCKDEVNPQDIDVTLNIDIANYPETYVKRRRQSGSAALKKEKPIIFQEIAEIFGDRWSTLIVRAAFFGVKRYDGFLKATNASTNILADRLSWLSEKGILKKQEYQVNPPRFEYVLRRKGLEILPILLFMLDWVDTVFAPNDPKTVTLRHTKCGSPLKVAPKCSHCGEILSFDELRLKTS, encoded by the coding sequence ATGACTGATACTATAAACGAAAATCAAAAGGGAATTTGGCAGGCGGTAGATTTAATCTGCGACACGCCTGTTTTGCTTATTCTGCAAAGTTTGTGGCTTGGGATTAATCGCTTTGACGCGCTTCATGAGGCAACAGGCCTTACGAAAACGGTGATGAGTGATCGTTTAAAGAAGCTATCAAACGCAGAAATTATCAGCAGGCGCGCTTACAATACGCGGCCGCTGAGATACGAATATATCTTCCAAGAACGCGGCTTTAAACTGTTTGAAACAGCACTTATGATGTACCGCTGGGAAAACACCTGGAACCCGGATGGTGTTTCAGAAAGCTTCAAACTTCAGCATCATACATGCGGTGAATATATTATGCCGCTTTGCGCTTGCATTAGCTGTAAAGACGAAGTGAATCCGCAGGATATTGATGTCACTTTAAACATTGATATTGCGAACTATCCAGAAACGTATGTGAAAAGACGCCGTCAATCGGGCAGTGCTGCCCTCAAAAAAGAAAAACCTATTATCTTTCAGGAAATTGCAGAAATATTTGGTGATCGTTGGAGCACTTTAATCGTACGTGCTGCTTTTTTTGGGGTTAAACGGTATGATGGCTTCTTGAAAGCAACGAATGCCTCAACCAATATTTTGGCTGATCGGTTAAGCTGGTTATCAGAAAAAGGCATATTAAAAAAACAGGAGTATCAGGTTAACCCGCCACGCTTTGAATATGTATTGAGGCGTAAAGGATTAGAAATTCTACCCATACTTCTTTTTATGCTGGATTGGGTTGATACGGTTTTCGCGCCTAATGACCCCAAAACGGTTACGCTCCGCCACACAAAATGCGGGTCCCCCCTTAAGGTTGCGCCTAAATGTTCCCATTGTGGGGAGATATTGAGCTTCGACGAACTTAGATTAAAAACCAGTTGA
- a CDS encoding acetyl-CoA C-acyltransferase: MNAYFYDAVRTARGRLSEDGGLKDKKPTELVSALANELMNRYDQIDVGDLVLGCVTQSGEQGGHIARTSVLTSNLPNDVSALSINNFCCSGLDACFIAASKATMTNIMAFAGGVEHMSRVMAFSDKGPYYSDTATMKAAKFVPLWYAADFIATLNGVTREEADTYAVSSQHKATAFADREVKNKASIVGIETENGIFDTEQNPRRNSSTSKLAAFEPLVNVMGPPGLDKVFLKHYPEFTEVDHIHHVGTAPALADAASLCMIGSKEAGDHHGLKPRARIKAYATKSGDALLSLTGGIEAAKAALQMANMTASDLDLVEFNEAYAALPILFQRELEIDMNKINVNGGAIALGHPMGATGGILIGTLLDELEHRGQSIGMVAMSGASGVGSAMIIERL; the protein is encoded by the coding sequence ATGAATGCATATTTTTACGATGCGGTAAGAACAGCCCGCGGTAGGCTTAGTGAAGATGGCGGCCTGAAAGATAAAAAGCCAACAGAACTCGTCAGCGCATTAGCTAACGAGCTAATGAACAGGTATGATCAAATAGATGTTGGTGATTTAGTACTTGGCTGCGTTACCCAATCAGGCGAACAAGGTGGGCATATTGCACGTACGTCAGTCCTAACATCAAATCTTCCCAATGATGTTTCGGCGCTATCAATCAATAATTTTTGCTGTTCCGGTCTTGATGCATGCTTCATAGCTGCCAGCAAAGCCACAATGACCAACATAATGGCATTCGCTGGCGGCGTCGAGCATATGTCCCGTGTGATGGCCTTTTCTGATAAAGGCCCATATTATTCAGATACTGCCACTATGAAGGCTGCTAAATTTGTTCCGCTTTGGTATGCTGCAGATTTCATCGCTACCTTGAACGGCGTCACACGTGAGGAAGCAGACACATACGCTGTCAGTTCACAACACAAAGCTACTGCATTTGCAGACAGAGAGGTTAAAAACAAAGCATCTATTGTCGGTATTGAAACCGAAAATGGAATATTCGATACAGAACAAAATCCCCGCAGGAATTCATCTACAAGCAAACTTGCAGCGTTCGAACCATTAGTGAATGTAATGGGGCCACCAGGCCTTGATAAGGTCTTTTTAAAACACTATCCAGAATTCACCGAAGTTGATCATATTCACCATGTTGGTACAGCCCCTGCCCTTGCTGACGCCGCATCATTATGCATGATCGGCTCTAAGGAAGCGGGCGATCATCACGGCCTTAAGCCCCGAGCGCGCATCAAGGCCTATGCCACAAAATCGGGGGATGCATTGCTGTCGCTCACTGGTGGAATAGAAGCGGCAAAGGCCGCACTTCAAATGGCTAATATGACAGCGAGTGACCTTGATTTGGTAGAATTTAACGAGGCCTATGCAGCCCTACCCATCCTCTTTCAAAGAGAGTTAGAAATCGATATGAATAAAATAAACGTAAACGGAGGGGCAATAGCGCTTGGCCACCCGATGGGGGCAACTGGTGGTATTCTTATAGGTACTCTTCTTGATGAACTCGAACATAGAGGGCAATCTATCGGAATGGTCGCAATGTCCGGTGCATCGGGTGTTGGCAGTGCCATGATTATCGAACGGTTATAG
- a CDS encoding 1-acyl-sn-glycerol-3-phosphate acyltransferase, with the protein MTSVSVERERNIVSSFFRSALFDLSYIGLTIVSCTWMVVRARLYKNKYLCEDLTRYGERIIRLLKMTVGIEVEIRGKDKIPDNGPFVIASKHMSYFDPMAVFLCAPDLTALAKIELFKVPILRSLFTHMGVIAVDRKAGTMSARVKKIVTTMEQNRQPLLVFPEGTRVKAEDPVELQPGVFLFQKMGEFDVVPVRTNSGCHWRGIGDIKKPGKIVYEVGDVIQSTKDKKAFMQTLKAELEQPL; encoded by the coding sequence ATGACATCAGTATCTGTTGAGCGCGAAAGAAACATAGTATCGAGTTTCTTTCGCTCAGCTCTTTTTGATTTATCATATATTGGACTTACGATTGTTTCGTGCACTTGGATGGTTGTGCGCGCACGTCTTTATAAAAATAAATATCTGTGCGAAGATTTAACGCGTTACGGCGAGCGCATTATTAGACTCCTAAAAATGACCGTGGGTATTGAGGTTGAGATCAGAGGAAAAGATAAAATTCCTGATAATGGCCCCTTTGTAATTGCCAGCAAGCATATGTCTTACTTTGACCCGATGGCAGTGTTTTTATGTGCTCCTGATTTAACAGCTTTGGCCAAAATTGAACTCTTTAAAGTGCCAATTTTAAGGAGTCTGTTTACCCATATGGGGGTCATTGCTGTTGACCGCAAAGCCGGAACCATGTCAGCGCGCGTGAAAAAAATTGTCACAACGATGGAACAAAACAGGCAGCCTTTATTGGTTTTTCCTGAAGGGACACGTGTGAAGGCCGAGGACCCGGTCGAATTACAACCGGGTGTTTTTCTGTTTCAGAAAATGGGTGAATTTGATGTTGTGCCAGTTCGCACCAATTCTGGCTGTCATTGGCGCGGCATTGGCGACATCAAAAAGCCTGGAAAGATTGTTTATGAAGTCGGCGATGTGATCCAATCAACAAAAGATAAAAAAGCTTTCATGCAAACCTTAAAGGCTGAACTTGAACAGCCGCTCTAA